GGTTGGTGTGCAGCACCACTCCGGTGGCGTTGAGCACACGGCGGATCCGTCCCGCCCGTCGGGCGGCCAGGTCCTGCGCCGCGGCGGTGCTCACCTCATCGACACCCGGCACCTGTCCGCCCCGCCGTGCCCGTTCACGTGCCTGGTCAACGGACCGGCGGACCGCGTCCGCGAACGGCCGGCGCCCGTAGGTATCGACGAACGATGCCGCAGCCGGATCGCGGAGGACCGCATCGACCTGGGGGAGCCGCGAGAGGTCGGTCATCGCTGCTGCGGTCCGGGT
Above is a window of Actinomycetota bacterium DNA encoding:
- a CDS encoding L-seryl-tRNA(Sec) selenium transferase, producing MTDLSRLPQVDAVLRDPAAASFVDTYGRRPFADAVRRSVDQARERARRGGQVPGVDEVSTAAAQDLAARRAGRIRRVLNATGVVLHTN